A single region of the Pontimicrobium sp. SW4 genome encodes:
- a CDS encoding DUF4249 domain-containing protein produces the protein MKSYKHCLQALIITITIFLGSCVEPFEYESENFEKLIIINAVITDENTEQIVSITNTTPIDEHYVSPENNAQVIVKDDLGNQYMFSELEPGKYVSQNPFAAIQGRNYSLHVVTSNGRKYHSDEISLVSGKKPININPIRRVNDQGIIGVDILVSSFDETNNSKYYRYEYEETYKIIAPNWSPFDIVPSGFGCGAPFTLIPKQTEQKVCYNTTLSNSIIQTNTISLSEDRVEDFSVRFIPITNLIIAHRYSILVKQYVQSRNAYAYYEKINKSIQEGNIFSQVQTGFVQGNMFSETDSNENVIGFFEVSSVVTNRVFFNFEDIFPDEEKPEKECILIAPPIAEEGECSLLPFLENSQYKYVENNSPQGEGEGPYTITQPNCGDCTREGAAEVPSFWIE, from the coding sequence ATGAAATCATATAAACACTGCTTACAAGCATTAATTATTACAATAACAATCTTTCTTGGTAGTTGTGTAGAGCCTTTTGAATATGAGTCTGAAAACTTTGAAAAGCTTATAATAATTAACGCTGTTATTACAGATGAAAACACAGAACAAATAGTAAGTATTACTAATACGACACCAATTGATGAACACTATGTTTCTCCAGAAAATAATGCACAAGTAATTGTAAAAGATGATTTAGGTAATCAATATATGTTCTCAGAACTTGAACCTGGTAAGTATGTTTCGCAAAACCCATTTGCAGCTATTCAAGGAAGAAATTATTCACTGCATGTAGTAACTAGTAATGGTAGAAAATACCATTCTGATGAGATAAGCCTAGTTTCAGGAAAAAAACCAATAAATATTAATCCAATTCGAAGAGTCAATGATCAAGGCATTATAGGCGTAGATATTTTAGTTAGTAGTTTTGATGAAACTAATAACTCTAAGTATTACAGATATGAATATGAGGAAACATATAAAATTATTGCACCAAACTGGAGTCCTTTTGATATAGTCCCTAGCGGATTTGGCTGTGGTGCACCTTTTACTCTAATACCTAAACAAACAGAGCAAAAGGTTTGTTACAACACAACCTTATCCAATTCTATAATACAAACTAACACTATTAGCTTATCTGAAGATAGAGTCGAGGATTTTAGTGTTAGATTTATTCCAATAACCAATTTAATTATTGCGCATAGGTATAGTATATTGGTAAAACAGTATGTACAATCTAGAAATGCTTATGCCTATTACGAAAAGATAAATAAAAGTATACAAGAAGGTAATATTTTTTCTCAAGTGCAAACAGGTTTTGTTCAAGGGAATATGTTTTCAGAGACTGATTCTAACGAAAATGTAATTGGTTTTTTCGAAGTTTCTTCGGTAGTTACCAATAGAGTGTTCTTTAATTTTGAAGATATTTTTCCTGATGAAGAAAAACCAGAAAAAGAATGTATTTTAATTGCACCACCAATTGCGGAAGAAGGTGAATGTAGTTTATTACCCTTTTTAGAAAATTCACAATATAAATATGTTGAGAATAATAGTCCTCAAGGCGAAGGTGAAGGACCATATACAATAACTCAACCTAATTGTGGAGATTGCACTAGAGAAGGAGCAGCAGAAGTCCCAAGTTTTTGGATAGAATAA